In Asterias rubens chromosome 15, eAstRub1.3, whole genome shotgun sequence, a genomic segment contains:
- the LOC117300083 gene encoding bone morphogenetic protein 1-like, with product MAHTDTSTSGFLLITATLFLVLGPTFLDASPYPKKVHDLFQAHRDRHRRDVDREPKSWRYTRHAIDVLKADLNNNDLYFCRGDPFRGVQCPEEPFCSAWDQICDGEQLCALETREQCLNRSISSYGRLDSRLCDGDENPKWCHWKYQAPVRCGEDIYLSPKKKKYRVQSPRYPDNYPNDYFCFWTVAVPDGHKIAVNFMRFDTEPNYDLLSLGTGYNRESSRTIIIFKHSGKRGPQPSQFDVNSNVVWITFKSDDWESSKGFVIEFTDREKKEFGVLGVNPFNSPPNRDCGGKILMPAEGETRLNSPGFPEYYGNHMECEWVVSIAEGLRIRIHFERFDVEEEEDHLSVGNGVSSRRAPILYKYSSRTKPSDIISRGSDIWFKFVSSVAVSRRGFEIVLTEQPTNDCGGIFTVPTTGKLSIASPDYPNEYPTLTDCLWQFRSASERRIHIGFTEFHTEYGYDRVQIGNGFEPNVNMTNLVLQHSGDNMLGIEGMLAFQSSGPVAWLSFKTDEYNQRKGFRFNVYSEEGSPWIVESSVTESSLDSAGDSEIPLGSESNLELQLQDQEIDPQPNTPAPTPPRKKGGKKPKKPKKPKATTEVPTTEGPTTTTKKPKTTRPPTTTVMTTKPPTTTPKTTTVAIAVEEKPFYESDSLSESSDYESRFSISSSQ from the exons ATGGCTCACACAGACACAAGTACCTCCGGATTTCTTCTTATCACAGCGACGCTCTTCCTCGTCCTGGGACCGACGTTTCTCGACGCCAGCCCGTACCCGAAAAAG GTTCATGACTTATTTCAAGCACATCGAGATCGTCATCGTAGGGATGTGGACAGGGAGCCCAAATCATGGAGATACACAAGGCACGCCATAGACGTATTGAAGGCGGACTTAAACAACAATGACCTGTACT TTTGCAGAGGTGATCCCTTCCGAGGCGTCCAGTGTCCTGAGGAACCCTTTTGCAGCGCGTGGGATCAGATCTGCGACGGGGAGCAGCTCTGCGCCCTGGAGACGAGGGAGCAATGTCTAAACCGTTCGATCTCGTCTTACGGACGGCTGGACTCTCGGCTCTGCGACGGTGATGAGAATCCCAAATGGTGTCACTGGAAATACCAAGCCCCTGTCA GATGTGGTGAGGACATCTACCTCAGCCCCAAGAAAAAGAAGTACCGAGTCCAGTCGCCAAGATACCCCGATAACTACCCCAACGACTACTTCTGCTTCTGGACCGTCGCGGTGCCGGACGGTCACAAGATCGCCGTAAACTTCATGCGGTTCGACACCGAGCCGAACTACGATCTCCTCTCCCTCGGTACCGGGTATAATCGCGAAAGCTCCCGGACGATTATCATCTTCAAGCACAGCGGGAAGAGGGGTCCGCAACCTTCGCAGTTCGATGTGAACAGTAACGTCGTGTGGATTACGTTCAAGTCAGACGACTGGGAGAGCAGTAAGGGGTTCGTGATTGAATTCACTGACAGAGAGAAGAAGG aattTGGAGTGTTAGGAGTAAATCCATTCAACTCCCCACCCAACAGAG ACTGTGGAGGGAAAATCTTAATGCCGGCTGAAGGGGAGACTAGATTGAACTCGCCCGGATTCCCCGAGTACTACGGCAACCACATGGAATGTGAATGGGTCGTGTCGATCGCCGAGGGCCTACGTATACGAATTCATTTCGAGCGT TTTGACGTTGAGGAAGAAGAGGATCACCTCAGCGTTGGTAATGGAGTCAGCAGTAGGCGAGCCCCGATCCTGTATAAATACAGCAGTCGCACCAAACCCTCCGACATCATCTCCAGGGGTTCGGATATTTGGTTCAAGTTCGTCTCCAGTGTGGCGGTTTCACGGCGTGGTTTCGAGATCGTTCTCACTGAACAACCTACGAACG ATTGTGGAGGCATTTTCACGGTGCCAACCACCGGGAAACTGAGCATCGCCTCCCCGGACTACCCCAACGAGTACCCGACGCTGACGGACTGCCTCTGGCAGTTCCGCTCCGCCTCGGAGCGCCGGATCCACATCGGCTTCACGGAGTTCCATACGGAGTACGGCTACGACAGGGTGCAGATAGGCAACGGATTCGAGCCCAACGTGAACATGACCAACCTGGTCTTGCAGCACAGTGGGGACAATATGCTGGGGATTGAGGGCATGCTGGCTTTCCAGTCGTCCGGACCCGTGGCTTGGCTCTCTTTCAAGACGGACGAGTACAACCAGAGGAAAGGGTTCCGGTTTAATGTCTACAGCGAGGAGGGTTCTCCATG GATAGTGGAGTCGTCGGTCACAGAATCATCCCTCGACTCTGCGGGCGACTCTGAGATCCCCCTGGGCTCAGAGAGCAACCTCGAACTCCAACTTCAGGATCAAGAGATCGACCCCCAGCCGAACACCCCGGCACCGACGCCACCGAGGAAGAAAGGAGGAAAGAAGCCGAAGAAGCCTAAAAAGCCGAAAGCGACCACCGAAGTGCCGACCACTGAAGGGCCGACCACAACGACGAAGAAGCCCAAGACAACTCGACCTCCTACAACGACGGTTATGACCACCAAGCCGCCTACAACGACGCCTAAGACTACAACCGTCGCTATAGCCGTCGAGGAAAAGCCGTTCTACGAGTCGGACAGCCTGAGCGAGAGCTCCGACTACGAGAGCCGATTCTCTATCTCGTCCTCGCAATAG
- the LOC117299926 gene encoding proline iminopeptidase-like, with protein sequence MTTGPGEVVDLFPQIEPYDTGRLRVDEIHELYYEQSGKPNGNPVLFIHGGPGGGTSPTDRCFFDPKCFRIILFDQRGSGKSTPPAELQNNTSWHNVDDIEKLREHLKIKKWMLFGGSWGSTLALLYAEMHPQRVKSMVLRGIFTIRQKEINWLYNVGGASNIYPDYWESYVSVIPEEERGDLVAAYHKRLTGDNEEEKLKCARSWSQWECSTSKLIPDQEASIKVSNDLWVMQFARIECHYMINGGFLEGDNYILDNAHKIKDIPCSIVQGRYDVICPPVTAWELHRKLPKSEIHFVTAGHFSKDPQIQSLLLKSVEKFNTL encoded by the exons ATGACGACGGGACCGGGAGAGGTAGTAGATTTGTTTCCCCAAATCGAGCCGTACGACACGGGTAGATTACGAGTGGATGAGATACATGAGTTGTACTACGAACAGAGCGGCAAACCCAACGGGAACCCAGTGCTTTTCAT ACATGGGGGACCAGGAGGTGGTACGAGTCCAACCGACCGATGTTTCTTTGACCCTAAGTGCTTCCGCATCATACTCTTTGATCAAAGAGGGTCGGGTAAATCAACGCCCCCAGCAGAGCTCCAG AACAACACTTCGTGGCACAATGTTGACGATATCGAGAAGCTCAGAGAGCACCTGAAAATCAAGAAGTGGATGCTGTTTGGTGGAAGCTGGGGGTCAACCCTGGCCCTCCTGTACGCCGAGATGCACCCACAGCGGGTTAAATCAATGGTGCTCAGGGGTATCTTCACGATAAGGCA AAAAGAGATTAACTGGTTGTATAATGTAGGAGGAGCTAGCAACATATACCCAGATTATTGGGAGTCGTATGTCTCGGTGATTCCAGAG GAAGAAAGGGGAGACCTCGTCGCGGCCTATCACAAAAGACTGACTGGGGACAATGAGGAGGAGAAACTGAAATGTGCGAGGTCTTGGAGTCAGTGGGAATGTTCAACGTCCAAACTCATCCCAGACCAAGAGGCAAGCATTAAGGTGTCCAACGATCTCTGGGTCATGCAGTTTGCAAGGATAGAGTG TCACTACATGATTAATGGGGGATTCCTTGAAGGTGACAACTATATTCTGGATAACGCCCACAAGATCAAAGACATCCCTTGTAGCATAGTGCAGGGACGTTATGATGTGATCTGCCCGCCGGTTACCGCATGGGAATTACATAGG aaaCTGCCAAAGTCCGAGATTCACTTCGTCACAGCAGGTCACTTCTCGAAGGATCCTCAAATTCAATCCCTCCTCCTGAAGTCTGTTGAGAAATTCAATACACTCTGA